TCCTATTTAAAATTAAAGAATAAAAAATACAAGTGGAACAAAATAGCACAAAGAGGCAAGAACCAATTAACAAATCATGCGCAGTGTGCGCGAATGGGCCGGTCCACCCCGCGGTACATGTCAGCGCCTTTCACCCCTCCAAAAAAAAAAACAGCGCCCTTTCCCTTTCACCGCTATCTCGCCATCGCTCCCCGCACCCGGCGAGTTGCAACTCCACCATTCTCACCGGAAGACGGAAGTGCCTGTGCCTCCTCCTCCTAGCACGCTGCCGTGCTCGCTCCGTTCCACGCGCACGCTGGCATCTATTCCTCTGACGCAATGCCGGCCTTTTCTGCCCAGCGCCGGCCGCCTCGGCAGCAGCGCGCCCAGGCCGTTCGGCGGAATGCCGACCCCGGTGTCTTTTCTTGGACCGCGACAGTTGCCGTCGAGAAGCCGGGTAGGCTCGTAGACCACGCTCGGAAGCATTCTGATGCGTATGTGTATACGCCGAAGTGGCGAGCTACGGTTTGCGGCCCGTGGTTTCTTGGCCACGTGCCCACGTGAATCCTTCGGCATGGTAGGTAGTATCATTCCTCTCGTATTATGCTAGTGACTTCATTCTGTTGCGCGTGCTGAGTTATACAAATTCGGAAGACAGTAGTAGTTATTACATTCTCAAATTCTTATTCCATTTGTTCAATGGTTGTACTTGTACTAACCAAACATTGATGTATAGTAATTCGGTAATTCACCTCCAACTCTGGTGATTTTCTCAAAACAGCTGATAGAAAGCAAATGGATGACATAACACAATATCTGCACTTGAATGGAAATCATTTTCAGTGCTGACAGCGCATGGTATCTGTATTTGAATGGAAACCATTTTGAATATTTCTCTGAGGGAAAAAAAAGCATTTTGCATATCTAACTTTGTCCCATGCCTGTGAAACTTAAGTATATCTGTATATGTATAGTACTTTAAGAAACATGGAAAAATTATACTATGAATTTTGCAAAAACCTTTTCTTAAGGAAGTACCTAAAGCTCAAAATGGCAACCTGTTAGGCTCTGTACAAACTACAAAACAAACTCTAAGGTTTATCAGAAGTAGCGGTTTTAGGGAAACTACGAATGTGACATGTACATCGTGCACGAAAATACAAGATTATCTATCATATGTGGTTCATTTTATCTTCGCTAATCTTGGCATCTATGGGGCAGCTTCTATACTGGACAGGGAGGAGACTACTTCTGTGATAGCTGGCCTTCTGAATTGATTGTTATCAACACACTTGCAAGCGGTTTCAAGAACTTCCAGCATTTGCTCTTCATAGCCTCTTCCTCGAAGTGTTGGATCCAGGACTTCAGTCTGCTTACACTCGGACCTCATCTGTAGAACCCATGGGACAAGTTCTTTTGATGTAGACAGGACTGTAACAGGTCTCTTTCCGGTGAGCAGCTCAAGCAAGACTACTCCAAAACTGTACATATCACCTCTCAAGGTAGCAACCCATGCTTGCCCGTACTCGGGAGGGATATAACCCATAGTGCCGACCAACTCAGTTGTAACATGAGTTTTGTCGGGAAGGATCAATCTGGCTAGCCCGAAATCTGCAACATAAGCTTTAAATTCTTTGTCCAGTAGGATGTTACTGGATTTGATGTCACGGTGGACAATCTGAGGCTTGCAGACGTCATGGATATAAGAAAGGCCCAGGCTTGCCCCTTTTGCGATCTTTAGCCGAGTCGGCCAGTCAAGAAATGAGCTGGCATCATCATACCTGTTATGAAGCCAATCATCCAGGCTACCATTCTCCATGTAGGAATATACAAGGAACCTCGAGTTTCCCTGGATGCAATAACCCCACAGTGGTACAAGATTATCATGTTGTGCCATGGAGAGTGCATCAACCTCTGCACTGAACTCCCTTTCCATCAGACACATTTCACTGTTGAGCTTTTTTATTGCCAGCTTGGATCCATCAGGTAGCTCTGCCTTGTAGACTAATCCATAACCTCCGCATCCAATGATATTCTCCTTGTCAAAGTTGTTTGTGGCTTTCAAAATGTCAGCGAATTTGAGCTTGGTTCCTTCTGTCTTCCCTTGCGGCATCCGCATCACCACTAATGTTTGCTCTGAACTGGAGTAGAACGAAGTTGCTTCAATATCTCCATTATTCTCCCTTCTATTTCTTATTCTAATGCCATTTATCCTGATAAATACAATGAGCCGCCCCAGCAACAAAAGAACAGCGATGCCTCCAAAGAACACACCAAATGCAATTACAAAAACAGACTTCTTATATCGTGGTTTTGTGGTCTCTTTTGTGGATGGTGGAGGTATCGAAGCTGAATCACATTTGTGGGTTAGCATAGAGACACACAGCTTTGGGTTCCCACTGAAACTAGAATTCTGAAATGTATCAAACTGGCCTCCAGATGGAATAGGCCCTTCTAGGTCATTGTTTGAAATACTGAATGCTGAAAGGAAGTGCAGGGTGTTCAATGCAGCTGGAATAGCACCTGTGAGATTGTTGCTGGACAAGTCTAGTACCTGCAAGTTTGCGAGGTTGCAGACCGATTGTGGGATCTGTCCGGATAACTTGTTGAAGCTGAAGTCAAGTACAGCAAGCACTTTCAGCTGACCAATCTGTGTGGGAATCACACCTGTGAAATTGTTATTGCTTAGATTCAACACTGCTGGGAAAGATGTAACCACACGGTATTGAAGTGCTGGACCATTATAAACAGGCAGCTCAAAGACCGTTGGGTCCAAATGAGTTGCGTTATCAGTTGATTTTAGCACTGGCATCTCGGTTAAGGTTAATGGGATTTCTCCTGTAAGACTGTTGCTTGACACATCCATATAGAAGAGATGACTTAGAGAGCTGATCCAGCCTGGTATTGACCCAGTGAGTCGATTGCCACATAAAAATAGCATCTGCAAGTTTACAGCCCTTGATATCCACACAGGTATTCTCCCAGAAAAATTGCAACCTTGTATATCGAGAACCTGAAGACTTCCAAAACCATCAATTGTTTCATCCTGTGAGAGTATCTCTCCCCTAAAGTTGTGCCCCATAAGCAGTGTTGTCAGGTTCTTGCTGCTCTTAAGGATCTGAAGTGCATTTGTAATGTTTGTGAAATTGTTTTTACCGAGTGACAAGAAGGAGAGGTACTTCAGATTACCTATTCTCGATGAGAGCTGTCCGTGTAAGTTGTTGCTAGATAGCCGCAGTGCAATCAGATTACTGCACGAGTATATGCTTTCTGGAACTTCACCGGTGAAGTTGTTTAACCAGAGGTCTAAAATTCTTAGATTGGGCAGGTTGGAGAAATTGACCTTGGTAAGTTTTCCACTGAAGTGATTGCTCTTGAGGTCAATTGTTATGAGATTTGTGCAGTTGCTCAGAGCAGATGGCAGTTCCCCTGACATGTTGTTGTAAGCCAAATGGAGCTCCTCCAATTTCTTGAGCTGTCCTATAGAAACTGGAATCTTGCCACTGAAGTTGTTCCATCCAAGATGAAGGACTACAAGATTTCTGAGGTTGGTTATGTGTGTACCATCAATAGCTCCACTGAGGTTGTTGTATCCAGCCctgagctctctcagcttggAGCAATTACCAAGACTTGGGGGGATGCTGCCACTGAATTTGTTGAAAGACAGTTCAAGCACAGTGAAGGACGGCGAGCTGTTACAGAAATGAGTTGGTATCTGCCCAGTAAATCTGTTCTTACTGGCATTGAGTGCGATCAAATTTGCCATTGCTTTCCATGTGGTGGATGGAAACTGTCCTGTAAATGAGTTGCTGGAGATGTTCAGTACCTGTAGAGGCTGGGCAGGCGTTGAAGATGGCAGCTCCTGGAGCGTTCCATTGAGCTGGTTAAAGCTGACATCAAGGATAGTAATGCTGCTGGACGACATCAACTCCGGTGGCAGTCCACCGGACAGCGAGTTGTGGGAGAGATTAAGGTACTGCAGCCCGGTGAGGACCCCAAGGGACTGTGAGATGTGCCCCTGGAGGCCCTTCGAAGGCAGGAAGACAGCGGTGACCGTCCCATCTTGCCTGCAGGTGATCCCTTCCCACTTGCAGCAATCCGTGCCATTCCGCCATGTCGCAGGGAGGCCACCGTCTTGTGAGAGCCCGGCGAGGAACTGTAGAAGGGAGCCCTTCTCCGTCTCCGTGCACGAACTGCCCGGAGAGACCAGGCAGATCAGCAGCACAAGTGCGAGGCAAAGGGAAGGTATGTGGAATATCTTGCTGTGTGTCTTGTCGGAAAAATGGAGTGTCTGCATGGTTTCGTGGTGAAACTAGCATGAGAACCAGAGCTTAAGTTGTGCACTGACTGGATAAAGCATCTTCATagcggggggaagaaagaagcAGATCTTGCTCCCATTTGTTCTGTCCCTTGTGCTCATCACCAGCCCACCAGCTGCTTCCCAGTTCACACTTCACACTGATGTTTCAGTGTTCCGCTATTGGCTTCCTGCTATAATCTACTGACAAGTCAATTGCCTGATCTTCCTGAACACCTTCCGTACAAAAGAAAACTGCAGTGTAGATTTTGTGGTCATCCTTGACTCAATCCTTAATGAGTTCTTACAGCGCTCCTTACTTTACTTGCCCTGGCATCGCTTATCTTACCGGCTTCACTAAACAAATCTAACCTCTACCCACTAGCACTTATCTTTACTTGCCCTGACATCCTTTTGGATTTTGGTGAACAGGAAAAGGCATCTTTTGAAAAAGAAACAGTTGGTGAAGATTTGCAGAATATACAGCTGACGAGATAGTACACGGGCGATCATTTCTGTAAGGCGATTGCAATCGAGAGCGATCATCGGCGTCTCAATCAGGGTGTGGACAAGACCATTTGAGTGGAGGACAAGAAGAAGTGCAATTTTGTTCCTTAATGGACGGGGTGGATGGTTGACCTGCTGGGTGATCACATGTTCTCTCTTCCATCCTCTTGATTTACTCGCCCTTATCACCTTATCACGCGAGCTTTGCCTGATGGTTACGTTTGCTGTTGTTTTCCATTCCCCACTGGCGCACTGTTGTGCACCATGGAATGTGTCTGTCGTCTTAATTCGGAACTTGGTAGCGTGTGAGCTCTGGCACTGGCACTGGCAGGCCGGCTGGTTGATCGCTTTCCTCTGATGCTGATCAGCTTGTGGTTGTGGGAACGCCTGTGCTGTGTGGACATGGTCCTTTGGAACCTAACCATGCATTAGGTATAGTTTAAATACTTTATTAGTTGAATAATTAGTGTTCAGAATCACATTTCTTTTGGGAACACTGTGCCATTATTATTTTGTATAGTAGATGATAATGATGTGCTGATGTAGTGATGTTAGCTACAATGCATCATTGTTATTATTTTAGATGCTGCACTCTATCATTGAGCAGTGTACAGATTGTCAATGATTTTTCCTCTCTGATTGAGAAAAATATATGGCAAGT
The sequence above is a segment of the Aegilops tauschii subsp. strangulata cultivar AL8/78 chromosome 6, Aet v6.0, whole genome shotgun sequence genome. Coding sequences within it:
- the LOC109747581 gene encoding tyrosine-sulfated glycopeptide receptor 1-like → MGSTTRWEQTYKHVREPSSRSGASGHADIFLLQVAKCETSKWRYAQKQVASCTNPGILHLTAGKQRSLVPKDHVHTAQAFPQPQADQHQRKAINQPACQCQCQSSHATKFRIKTTDTFHGAQQCASGEWKTTANVTIRQSSRDKVIRASKSRGWKREHVITQQVNHPPRPLRNKIALLLVLHSNGLVHTLIETPMIALDCNRLTEMIARVLSRQLYILQIFTNCFFFKRCLFLFTKIQKDVRASKDKCYSCTETEKGSLLQFLAGLSQDGGLPATWRNGTDCCKWEGITCRQDGTVTAVFLPSKGLQGHISQSLGVLTGLQYLNLSHNSLSGGLPPELMSSSSITILDVSFNQLNGTLQELPSSTPAQPLQVLNISSNSFTGQFPSTTWKAMANLIALNASKNRFTGQIPTHFCNSSPSFTVLELSFNKFSGSIPPSLGNCSKLRELRAGYNNLSGAIDGTHITNLRNLVVLHLGWNNFSGKIPVSIGQLKKLEELHLAYNNMSGELPSALSNCTNLITIDLKSNHFSGKLTKVNFSNLPNLRILDLWLNNFTGEVPESIYSCSNLIALRLSSNNLHGQLSSRIGNLKYLSFLSLGKNNFTNITNALQILKSSKNLTTLLMGHNFRGEILSQDETIDGFGSLQVLDIQGCNFSGRIPVWISRAVNLQMLFLCGNRLTGSIPGWISSLSHLFYMDVSSNSLTGEIPLTLTEMPVLKSTDNATHLDPTVFELPVYNGPALQYRVVTSFPAVLNLSNNNFTGVIPTQIGQLKVLAVLDFSFNKLSGQIPQSVCNLANLQVLDLSSNNLTGAIPAALNTLHFLSAFSISNNDLEGPIPSGGQFDTFQNSSFSGNPKLCVSMLTHKCDSASIPPPSTKETTKPRYKKSVFVIAFGVFFGGIAVLLLLGRLIVFIRINGIRIRNRRENNGDIEATSFYSSSEQTLVVMRMPQGKTEGTKLKFADILKATNNFDKENIIGCGGYGLVYKAELPDGSKLAIKKLNSEMCLMEREFSAEVDALSMAQHDNLVPLWGYCIQGNSRFLVYSYMENGSLDDWLHNRYDDASSFLDWPTRLKIAKGASLGLSYIHDVCKPQIVHRDIKSSNILLDKEFKAYVADFGLARLILPDKTHVTTELVGTMGYIPPEYGQAWVATLRGDMYSFGVVLLELLTGKRPVTVLSTSKELVPWVLQMRSECKQTEVLDPTLRGRGYEEQMLEVLETACKCVDNNQFRRPAITEVVSSLSSIEAAP